In Leptospira kanakyensis, a genomic segment contains:
- a CDS encoding 1-acyl-sn-glycerol-3-phosphate acyltransferase, whose product MKDSFIPPRFEFPFALGLDLGFPILSKLLFNIDGVEITKEDELHLKEIKNKRVMYLSNQPSEIEPIIAYHIASKIGTRFHFMTSRSIFNWAFGLVGEIIKRVGAFSVIAGTLNRDAIKVAKQILSEPDGKLVMYPEGMVSGENDNLVSFMPGVAQVSFWGLEAALSKDPKAELWIQPSFVKYKISGSRDSILADIETSLSRIERKLKLYPGGRTLLRRFLTVGRVMLEETEFELGIPRSETDGKDFDYRLGRARHTALNLAASILNVKFHESDNAIQKIRILFMSLDSLAAGAPLSSTPKNLTDQNIRRAKQLVDTAYAFIITKPKNLIQWPSAERLMEWICSFEKHIFGKTETRAKVAHVVVAPAFSLAPYYQTYQSNKKEAIQSLLGEIRKEMEVLMERGKKISEPIVPPYSVGLDLQIG is encoded by the coding sequence ATGAAAGATTCTTTTATTCCTCCTCGTTTTGAATTTCCCTTTGCTTTAGGACTGGACTTAGGTTTTCCCATTCTTTCCAAACTCCTCTTCAATATTGATGGAGTAGAAATAACAAAAGAAGATGAACTGCATCTCAAAGAAATCAAAAATAAAAGGGTGATGTACTTATCCAACCAACCGAGTGAAATCGAACCTATCATTGCTTATCATATTGCCAGTAAAATCGGAACTAGATTTCATTTTATGACCTCACGTAGTATATTTAACTGGGCATTTGGTTTGGTGGGAGAGATCATCAAACGAGTGGGTGCTTTTTCTGTCATTGCAGGGACTCTCAATCGTGATGCGATTAAGGTCGCTAAACAGATATTATCCGAACCAGATGGCAAACTAGTGATGTATCCAGAAGGGATGGTCTCTGGTGAAAATGATAACTTGGTATCATTTATGCCTGGCGTGGCCCAAGTTTCTTTTTGGGGATTGGAAGCAGCTCTTTCAAAAGATCCGAAAGCCGAGTTATGGATCCAACCTAGCTTTGTGAAATATAAAATTTCCGGTTCCCGTGATTCGATCCTTGCTGACATTGAAACTTCTCTTTCTCGGATTGAACGCAAACTTAAACTTTATCCTGGTGGAAGAACCTTACTCCGTAGGTTTTTAACTGTAGGTCGAGTGATGTTGGAAGAAACCGAATTTGAATTGGGAATTCCAAGATCGGAGACTGATGGAAAGGATTTTGATTACCGGTTGGGTCGGGCAAGGCATACGGCTCTTAACCTGGCGGCTTCCATTTTAAATGTGAAGTTTCATGAATCGGACAATGCCATCCAAAAAATTCGAATTCTATTTATGTCTTTGGATAGTTTGGCTGCAGGGGCTCCACTCTCCTCTACACCAAAAAATCTGACGGATCAAAATATCCGTCGTGCCAAACAACTAGTGGACACAGCGTACGCATTTATCATCACCAAACCTAAAAATTTAATCCAATGGCCGTCTGCGGAACGATTGATGGAATGGATTTGTAGTTTTGAAAAACATATTTTTGGAAAAACAGAAACCAGAGCAAAGGTTGCCCATGTAGTTGTAGCACCTGCCTTTTCTTTGGCGCCGTACTACCAAACGTACCAATCGAACAAAAAGGAAGCCATCCAAAGTTTACTCGGTGAGATTCGAAAAGAAATGGAAGTCCTTATGGAACGAGGGAAAAAGATAAGTGAGCCAATCGTCCCACCTTATTCTGTGGGACTCGATTTACAAATTGGTTAA
- a CDS encoding sulfatase, with protein sequence MDDRNLKRKNFSCSSETSFPNWFHMRATLPFALTICFCLLSCLNKSERRFPVDLVLELRNAKSKISISKDPLPYHWKKNPGRQSNLPLSRKWENTQVTFNTDKEIFLNHSLDSLFFPPGQEYEFKVTKGNYEFSSLIGLLGEKEFLTQITGKFKIYSGQSLLKEWDLSGSAKERWAPKKEILEIGESGSLRFVWESGDSYLFVGEPLLYPVDENSSGKNGIGQPKSVILIVIDSARKDFFGSYGYPHSVTPVMDEMAKESVFFENPFANGNWTKPSMMSFFHSEYSSNLGLGNSWFSTKPYQRKVYYGKKRDNLAKTFREAGYFTQTIMNNVFFLDYTTVGLDLGFHNSFQVGMDIVDTEVLTNKAVQFVTEYKNKPYFLHFNLNTPHASYSPPPEDMAVVRSLVPSDVFYKYESPVQRYLGEMHYTDRDIGRLIDTLKKQGTYDETMIIVTGDHGELFSAHHDYSYHFIMQTRFGHGETHYDEEINVPYFIKLPKSIQGSLGSELAGNANGRQIRIPGQSSLLSLAPTILGFLDLLPKESTYRGVDYSSCIRITGICPKENFIYTEGRMSESVRTENYKYIRRYPGFTTVRRTSAGEPHTMAEELYDLTKDPEEKTNLSPLPEGDKLLQIARADFRRENFLKRNHLRILIPPCSEPLCRDSLSLNVQGSIYDWEVSDAIQLGSGSAKTISLQKESKATKTNAGLGEEVVFKTVNPELGAFFSFSRNGKTIPVRFGRYGLEYQRSMSHLEDLIVSERQPEGFPNSTLPWVYNDGAFSGTRESEVQREMGKEVKKILETWGYIHE encoded by the coding sequence ATGGATGATAGAAACCTAAAAAGAAAGAACTTTTCCTGTTCGTCGGAAACCAGTTTCCCAAACTGGTTCCATATGCGAGCGACTCTTCCTTTCGCCCTTACGATCTGTTTTTGTCTCCTCAGCTGTTTGAACAAATCGGAAAGACGTTTCCCCGTGGATTTGGTTTTGGAATTACGAAATGCCAAATCCAAAATCTCTATTTCCAAAGATCCCTTACCCTACCATTGGAAAAAAAATCCCGGTCGCCAAAGTAACCTTCCCCTCTCTCGCAAATGGGAAAATACGCAAGTTACATTCAATACAGATAAAGAGATATTTTTAAACCATTCCTTGGATTCCCTTTTTTTTCCCCCAGGCCAGGAGTATGAATTCAAAGTCACTAAAGGAAATTACGAGTTTTCTTCGCTGATAGGATTGTTAGGCGAAAAAGAATTCCTAACGCAAATTACTGGAAAATTCAAAATCTATTCAGGGCAAAGCCTTTTAAAGGAATGGGATCTTTCTGGATCTGCGAAGGAGAGATGGGCTCCGAAAAAAGAAATTTTAGAGATTGGGGAATCTGGTTCCCTCAGGTTCGTTTGGGAAAGTGGAGACAGTTATCTTTTTGTCGGTGAACCTTTGTTATATCCAGTGGATGAGAATTCATCGGGAAAGAATGGAATCGGACAACCAAAATCTGTGATTCTCATTGTCATTGATTCGGCAAGAAAGGATTTTTTTGGATCTTATGGGTATCCTCATTCAGTCACACCGGTGATGGACGAGATGGCTAAGGAATCAGTGTTTTTCGAAAATCCATTTGCCAACGGGAACTGGACCAAACCTTCGATGATGTCATTTTTTCATTCGGAATATTCATCTAACCTTGGTTTGGGGAATTCTTGGTTTTCGACAAAACCCTACCAAAGAAAAGTTTATTATGGAAAAAAAAGAGACAACTTAGCCAAAACATTTCGGGAAGCGGGTTACTTTACCCAAACGATTATGAATAATGTTTTCTTTTTGGATTATACAACGGTTGGTTTGGATTTGGGATTTCATAATTCTTTCCAGGTGGGCATGGACATTGTGGATACAGAGGTTCTCACAAACAAGGCTGTCCAATTTGTTACCGAATACAAAAACAAACCTTACTTTTTACATTTCAATTTGAACACTCCTCATGCTTCTTATTCTCCACCACCGGAGGATATGGCTGTGGTTCGTTCCCTTGTTCCTTCCGATGTATTTTACAAATATGAGTCTCCAGTGCAGAGATATTTGGGAGAGATGCATTATACGGATCGGGACATTGGCAGGCTCATCGATACATTAAAAAAACAAGGAACCTATGATGAAACCATGATCATTGTCACAGGCGACCACGGGGAATTATTTAGTGCGCATCATGATTATAGTTATCATTTCATTATGCAAACAAGGTTTGGTCATGGAGAAACTCATTACGATGAAGAAATTAACGTTCCTTACTTTATCAAACTCCCCAAATCCATCCAAGGGAGTTTAGGATCAGAACTTGCGGGTAATGCAAACGGAAGGCAAATCCGAATTCCAGGCCAGTCTTCTTTGTTGTCTCTCGCTCCCACCATTCTAGGGTTTTTGGATTTATTGCCCAAAGAATCCACCTACCGTGGAGTCGATTATTCTTCTTGCATTCGCATAACAGGGATTTGTCCAAAAGAAAATTTCATTTATACTGAAGGAAGGATGTCGGAATCGGTTCGGACAGAAAATTATAAATACATTCGTCGTTATCCAGGATTTACTACAGTTAGGCGAACATCGGCAGGCGAACCACATACCATGGCAGAAGAATTGTATGACCTCACCAAAGACCCAGAGGAAAAAACCAACTTAAGTCCTTTGCCTGAAGGAGATAAACTTTTACAAATCGCAAGAGCAGACTTTCGTCGGGAAAATTTCTTAAAACGAAACCACTTGCGGATTTTGATTCCTCCTTGTTCTGAACCCCTTTGTCGTGACTCTCTTTCCTTAAATGTCCAAGGTTCGATTTATGATTGGGAAGTTTCGGATGCCATCCAACTGGGTTCCGGTTCTGCAAAAACAATTTCCTTACAAAAGGAATCGAAAGCGACAAAAACAAATGCAGGCCTCGGTGAAGAAGTCGTATTCAAAACTGTGAATCCAGAGCTTGGAGCCTTCTTTAGTTTTTCGCGGAATGGAAAAACGATTCCTGTTCGTTTTGGAAGGTATGGATTGGAATACCAAAGGTCTATGAGTCACTTAGAAGACTTAATTGTTTCGGAAAGACAACCAGAAGGATTTCCCAATTCTACTTTGCCTTGGGTGTATAACGATGGTGCCTTTAGTGGAACCAGAGAATCGGAAGTGCAACGTGAGATGGGTAAAGAGGTAAAAAAAATATTAGAAACTTGGGGATACATCCACGAATAA
- a CDS encoding FAS1-like dehydratase domain-containing protein, translating into MAITKDIVGKKLDRFDFTVERGKIKEFCLAINEKNPIYFDVEEAKKAGYSDVPAPPTFPTVIMFWGYPKIWNDMAELGIDLSKILHLKEEYTYHKILYPGKVYAQSEISDVKSGRAEIVTFKTTIYDEKNDPILSAEMAIFIRKD; encoded by the coding sequence ATGGCAATAACCAAAGATATAGTTGGAAAAAAACTAGATCGTTTTGATTTCACAGTGGAACGAGGAAAGATCAAAGAATTTTGCCTCGCCATCAACGAAAAAAACCCAATCTATTTTGACGTAGAAGAAGCAAAGAAAGCCGGATACTCTGATGTTCCTGCTCCACCAACTTTCCCTACTGTCATTATGTTTTGGGGATACCCAAAGATTTGGAATGATATGGCCGAACTCGGTATTGACCTTTCCAAAATCCTTCACTTAAAAGAAGAGTATACGTACCACAAAATTCTGTATCCGGGCAAAGTGTACGCACAGTCCGAAATTTCTGATGTAAAATCAGGAAGAGCAGAAATCGTAACTTTCAAAACAACTATCTATGATGAAAAAAATGATCCCATCCTTTCTGCTGAGATGGCGATTTTCATTCGTAAGGATTAA
- a CDS encoding MaoC/PaaZ C-terminal domain-containing protein, which yields MAKIEFDKVEVGQTLPSLDIPVIEHANLVRYAGASGDFNPIHNDPDFARKAGLDGTISHGMYVMAQVGRLCTSWAEQKDIAYFGVTFKAMTKLGEKLTIVGTIKKKFEKDGKKTVTVLVEAKNEAGEVKAGGDLVVNAV from the coding sequence ATGGCAAAAATCGAATTTGATAAAGTAGAAGTTGGTCAGACTCTTCCTTCCCTCGACATCCCGGTTATCGAACATGCAAATTTAGTTCGTTATGCGGGAGCATCCGGAGATTTTAACCCTATCCATAACGATCCTGACTTCGCAAGAAAAGCAGGTCTTGATGGAACCATTTCTCATGGTATGTACGTAATGGCGCAAGTAGGAAGACTTTGTACTTCTTGGGCTGAACAAAAAGACATCGCATACTTTGGTGTGACTTTCAAAGCCATGACGAAACTCGGCGAAAAACTAACAATCGTTGGAACCATCAAAAAGAAATTTGAAAAAGATGGTAAAAAAACGGTAACTGTACTTGTAGAAGCAAAAAACGAAGCTGGTGAAGTGAAAGCCGGTGGAGATTTAGTCGTCAACGCAGTGTAA
- a CDS encoding PilZ domain-containing protein: MKIDRRKRLKRPLPIVLFGLYFLILPFVNYFSFAYAHDIHWAYPKLVFAWLHPAEFTLLVLAIPVGIGLLLVKKWGWYSFLVYAVAFILFDIIAFIQKPIAFNLLALGNSIIGFTAVFYFTRENISAPYLKLYPRGWRYERRTPVQIQLLLNGSACTTRDFSRTGFYVTWPDFSGELGEAVQVVISGIMIEAGIVRIDQNGLGIAFRNLQPNQIQLLEEIISSQSLKLENQPT; the protein is encoded by the coding sequence ATGAAGATTGATAGACGAAAACGCCTGAAAAGACCACTTCCTATTGTATTATTTGGTCTTTATTTTCTGATCCTTCCTTTCGTTAATTATTTTTCATTTGCCTATGCCCACGATATCCATTGGGCTTATCCAAAGCTAGTATTTGCATGGCTTCATCCAGCAGAGTTTACCCTTCTGGTTCTTGCAATTCCTGTTGGAATTGGTCTACTCCTTGTTAAAAAATGGGGATGGTATTCGTTTTTAGTTTATGCAGTAGCATTCATTCTTTTTGATATCATTGCTTTCATTCAAAAGCCAATCGCATTCAATTTGTTAGCCTTGGGTAATTCAATCATTGGTTTCACGGCTGTTTTCTATTTTACGCGAGAAAATATATCTGCACCATATTTAAAACTATATCCAAGGGGTTGGCGTTATGAAAGAAGAACTCCCGTTCAGATTCAACTTCTTCTCAACGGAAGTGCGTGCACAACTAGAGACTTTAGTAGAACAGGTTTTTATGTAACTTGGCCTGATTTTTCTGGAGAACTAGGTGAGGCAGTCCAAGTTGTCATTTCTGGAATTATGATAGAAGCAGGAATTGTGCGCATCGATCAAAATGGATTGGGTATAGCTTTCCGAAATTTACAACCAAACCAAATTCAATTACTTGAGGAAATCATTTCTTCACAATCTCTCAAATTAGAAAACCAACCAACTTAA
- a CDS encoding alpha/beta hydrolase — MSNWEQAYSREESTFQNKDGGSIYYQIYRPKSGVKRVLVVHHGIGEHGGRYNFLLEAMAERNYAIYLIDARGHGKSDGRRGVITHFSDFFADLKELIDIAKRNEGVSKVTLLGHSMGAAVTFLYTATDNFQNDLDAYICSALPIKVKTDLVMDIKKGAGGFLAKLAPTLTVPTGLDVNMISHDKSVVEAYVKDPLVHGNVGAYLGDYLLNCYGLALESATKINVPIYMFHGKEDQIALVQGTLEAFEKVNSKDKTMKIFDGLYHETMNELPKDRAIVFKELVAWIDKH, encoded by the coding sequence ATGAGTAATTGGGAACAAGCCTACTCCCGTGAGGAGTCTACCTTTCAAAACAAAGACGGCGGATCGATTTATTACCAAATCTATCGTCCAAAGTCCGGAGTCAAACGTGTACTCGTTGTCCACCACGGCATTGGGGAACACGGTGGCCGTTACAACTTTTTGTTGGAAGCCATGGCAGAACGCAATTACGCCATTTACCTCATCGATGCGAGAGGTCATGGGAAATCCGATGGACGCCGCGGTGTCATCACTCATTTCTCTGATTTTTTTGCAGACCTCAAAGAACTCATCGACATCGCCAAACGTAACGAAGGTGTCAGTAAGGTAACTCTACTTGGTCACTCTATGGGTGCCGCTGTTACCTTTCTTTATACTGCCACAGACAACTTCCAAAATGATTTAGATGCTTACATTTGTAGTGCCCTTCCCATCAAAGTCAAAACAGACCTAGTGATGGACATCAAAAAAGGTGCCGGTGGATTTTTAGCAAAACTAGCACCCACTCTGACAGTTCCCACTGGACTTGATGTCAATATGATTTCGCATGACAAGTCTGTGGTGGAAGCTTATGTAAAAGATCCATTGGTTCACGGAAACGTGGGAGCCTACTTAGGTGACTACTTACTCAACTGTTATGGACTCGCATTGGAATCAGCTACAAAAATCAATGTACCAATTTATATGTTCCATGGAAAAGAGGACCAAATTGCTCTCGTCCAAGGAACTTTGGAAGCCTTTGAAAAGGTAAACTCCAAAGACAAAACAATGAAAATTTTTGACGGATTGTACCACGAAACCATGAACGAACTCCCAAAAGACAGAGCCATCGTCTTCAAAGAGTTAGTTGCTTGGATCGATAAACACTAA
- a CDS encoding phosphate ABC transporter substrate-binding protein: MKNLSLLFYILITINFVACKDKQTLKVAGSETMNSMMRYLGTEYEKVNSNARVTVEGGGSESGIDRLRKGEIDMAVSSRDLNQAEFDDLRKTGNLEKVRLAYDGVALVVNPKNVVTKLNLIQTSDIFSGKIKNWKEVGGADAPISIVIRNDKSGTQDYFQNHILKRKDLGLNEFNEYKSNVFTKDAKIVKDNAEMSKFIQENPNSIGYMGMGSAIVENKDKLKTVDYAKTAKDPFVSPSVRNVYDRKYKLARELFIIYKTDQGDKIDAFVTFLTSEQGQVAVLQSGYLRASLPEVEVSAEPVK, encoded by the coding sequence ATGAAAAACCTTTCTCTGCTTTTTTACATTTTGATTACAATTAATTTTGTCGCTTGTAAGGACAAACAAACCCTAAAAGTGGCTGGTTCTGAAACTATGAACAGTATGATGCGATATTTAGGGACTGAATATGAAAAGGTAAATTCAAACGCTCGTGTAACAGTCGAAGGCGGTGGATCCGAATCAGGGATTGATCGTTTGCGAAAAGGAGAAATTGATATGGCAGTTTCTTCACGAGACTTAAACCAAGCAGAATTTGATGACCTCCGCAAAACAGGAAACTTAGAAAAAGTTAGACTGGCTTACGACGGTGTCGCACTCGTTGTAAATCCAAAGAATGTTGTAACCAAACTCAACCTAATCCAAACTTCCGATATCTTTTCCGGAAAAATTAAAAACTGGAAAGAAGTAGGTGGGGCCGATGCTCCCATTTCCATTGTCATTCGTAATGATAAATCGGGAACTCAAGATTACTTCCAAAATCATATCCTCAAACGAAAGGATTTGGGTTTAAATGAATTTAACGAATATAAGTCCAATGTATTTACAAAAGACGCTAAAATCGTAAAAGACAATGCAGAAATGTCAAAATTCATCCAAGAAAATCCAAATAGCATTGGTTATATGGGAATGGGATCTGCCATTGTAGAAAACAAAGACAAGTTAAAAACTGTGGATTACGCAAAAACAGCTAAAGACCCATTTGTTTCTCCTTCCGTCAGAAACGTTTATGATCGCAAATACAAATTAGCTCGCGAACTATTTATAATTTATAAAACCGACCAAGGTGATAAAATTGATGCCTTTGTTACTTTTCTTACCAGCGAACAAGGACAAGTGGCCGTTTTACAATCAGGATATTTAAGAGCATCGCTTCCTGAAGTGGAAGTTTCAGCAGAGCCGGTGAAGTAG
- a CDS encoding OmpA family protein, translating into MVIQVKPKINPSSIAKTCSFFPFPYQFFKKIPDHCNVKTLRRLVFCFVIFLPFVASTPLPTGKTTFQWKWKENQVLELNEYHDVFFRVGTKTVEREDKNRVVMKPKKCSSDSCLVNAFFDTYIRYGKTSGPFWKDKEFLSDFTLFRNGRYEVPNDFIMPNLRSFPSFPDTPVSVSDVWKLPAEESFDFSADRIRVKVLPEYTFQGIHPWSEGNYKGNCEKITYTYPIFYTKPDGEKMVPNVPYKIFGFASGTVFFNAARGVPEFKEVKLSYTFIYPNGTVQEANFHIKGIYFLRNQVNAKDKETIREDILSDLIVGYTGDPNGTKLGDPNKNPLNGKEPNGENLGRITDTGEIPSPEKNTLPEKLPITVRTSEDGIVFSLDSILFDFNDSKLKPDAETAVAKIAEILKKYPDREIRVSGHTDNIGKKEYNQKLSEDRAKSVLHSLVDNHQMDEKHISFKGYADDVPIVPNDTEENRHKNRRVEITLVLD; encoded by the coding sequence ATGGTAATTCAGGTAAAGCCAAAAATCAATCCTTCGTCAATCGCAAAAACCTGTAGTTTTTTCCCTTTCCCCTATCAGTTTTTCAAAAAAATCCCCGATCATTGCAATGTGAAGACACTCCGACGACTCGTATTTTGTTTTGTCATCTTTCTCCCATTTGTGGCCTCCACACCATTACCAACAGGGAAAACCACTTTCCAGTGGAAATGGAAGGAAAACCAAGTTTTAGAACTGAATGAATACCATGATGTATTTTTCCGCGTAGGAACTAAAACAGTGGAAAGAGAAGATAAAAACAGAGTGGTGATGAAACCTAAAAAATGTTCATCTGATTCTTGTTTGGTGAATGCTTTTTTTGATACGTACATTCGTTACGGCAAAACCTCAGGCCCTTTTTGGAAGGACAAAGAATTTTTATCAGACTTTACTCTATTCCGAAATGGCCGGTATGAAGTTCCCAATGATTTCATTATGCCAAACCTGCGCAGTTTTCCCAGTTTTCCTGACACACCCGTTTCTGTTTCTGATGTTTGGAAATTACCAGCAGAAGAATCTTTTGACTTCAGTGCAGATCGTATCCGTGTCAAAGTACTTCCTGAATATACCTTCCAAGGCATCCATCCTTGGTCAGAAGGAAACTACAAAGGAAATTGTGAAAAGATCACTTACACCTATCCCATCTTTTATACCAAACCAGATGGAGAAAAAATGGTACCAAATGTACCTTATAAAATCTTTGGATTTGCTTCAGGAACAGTTTTCTTTAATGCGGCCCGTGGTGTTCCTGAGTTTAAAGAAGTCAAATTATCTTACACATTTATCTATCCGAATGGAACCGTTCAGGAAGCAAACTTTCATATCAAAGGAATTTATTTCCTTCGTAATCAAGTGAATGCCAAAGACAAAGAAACAATTAGAGAAGATATCCTGAGTGATCTCATTGTGGGATATACAGGAGATCCAAATGGGACGAAGTTAGGTGATCCTAACAAAAATCCGTTAAATGGAAAAGAACCGAATGGCGAAAATTTAGGACGAATCACTGATACTGGGGAAATTCCTTCACCTGAAAAAAATACTCTTCCAGAAAAACTTCCAATCACAGTAAGAACTTCCGAGGATGGAATTGTATTTTCTTTGGATTCCATTCTTTTTGATTTTAACGACAGCAAACTAAAACCCGATGCCGAAACCGCTGTGGCAAAAATTGCGGAGATCCTAAAAAAATATCCTGATCGGGAGATTCGGGTTTCTGGGCATACAGACAATATCGGAAAAAAAGAATACAACCAAAAACTATCTGAGGATAGAGCTAAATCCGTTTTACATTCATTAGTTGATAATCACCAAATGGATGAAAAACATATATCCTTTAAAGGGTATGCCGACGATGTTCCGATTGTTCCGAACGATACGGAAGAAAACCGGCACAAAAACCGTCGGGTTGAAATTACTTTAGTTTTGGACTAA